From a region of the Alnus glutinosa chromosome 1, dhAlnGlut1.1, whole genome shotgun sequence genome:
- the LOC133852037 gene encoding cysteine-rich receptor-like protein kinase 29 isoform X2 gives MAVVSSRLVFLSAICILIAPAIVRAQVDYNYDCSVNQGNYSSGSTDEKNRNLVLSPLSSNSIDIDYGFYNSSYGESPDHKVYAIGLCRGDLKPDECRNCLNIAKDNLTLQCPVQKEAIVFYEKCMLRYSTRNIFSTMDDTPEYTWMNKRDNISDYSADEKLQFRKDLPNLLQNLSGRAAAGGSHRKFAVGNVAAPRSQTIYGMVQCTPDLSEQDCNRCLSGAIDNFLKSYADSLGGRILRPSCNFRYENYANFLDHTAYAPPPPPPPPPPRNKSRTVIIVVVVSVVALVVLAISIYIVWKRRWKKPGNQSNSTRSTRTSSPMAPTATTPSSSKFRWDVFLSFRGVDTRNNFIDHLYTSLVQEGIRAFQDEEKLPRGETISAGLLNAIKESRIFIVVFSKNFASSCWCLDELVEIMSHRETTGRTLLPIFYHIKPSDVRSLNGTFAEAFAMHEEQFHNNIDKVDKWKKAFTKAADYPGLDLESIANGREAKFIKKIVDEVLQILKGSETSA, from the exons ATGGCAGTGGTTTCTTCAAGACTAGTCTTCCTGTCTGCCATATGCATTCTCATTGCTCCAGCCATTGTTCGGGCACAGGTTGATTATAACTATGACTGCTCAGTTAACCAGGGTAACTACAGCAGTGGCAGTACCGACGAGAAAAACCGGAATCTCGTCCTCTCCCCCCTCTCCTCCAACAGCATTGACATTGACTACGGGTTCTATAATTCGTCTTATGGGGAAAGCCCTGATCACAAAGTATATGCAATTGGACTTTGCAGAGGAGATTTGAAGCCTGATGAATGCCGTAATTGCCTCAATATCGCTAAAGATAATCTCACACTACAGTGTCCCGTTCAGAAGGAAGCAATAGTATTTTATGAAAAGTGCATGTTGCGCTACTCAACCCGCAACATATTTAGCACCATGGATGATACTCCTGAATATACTTGGATGAACAAGCGCGATAACATATCAGACTATTCAGCCGATGAGAAGCTTCAGTTCCGTAAGGACCTCCCGAACTTGTTGCAAAACCTAAGTGGTCGAGCTGCAGCAGGTGGTTCTCACCGTAAGTTTGCAGTAGGAAATGTAGCAGCCCCAAGATCCCAAACAATATATGGAATGGTTCAGTGCACACCTGATTTGTCTGAGCAAGATTGCAACCGATGCTTGAGTGGGGCTATTGATAATTTCTTGAAGTCTTATGCTGACAGCCTAGGTGGGAGAATTCTTAGACCCAGCTGTAATTTTAGGTATGAGAACTACGCCAACTTCCTTGACCACACAGCTTATGCGCCACCGCCGCCTCCGCCGCCACCGCCACCGC GTAACAAATCTCGAACTGTGATCATTGTAGTTGTGGTGTCCGTTGTTGCTCTCGTGGTGCTAGCCATCTCCATTTACATAGTGTGGAAGCGAAGGTGGAAGAAACCAGGAA ACCAATCGAACTCAACAAGAAGTACTAGGACCTCGTCTCCCATGGCTCCTACAGCAACCACTCCATCATCATCTAAATTTCGTTGGGACGTCTTCTTGAGTTTTAGAGGTGTCGACACCCGCAATAACTTCATTGATCACCTCTACACTTCCTTGGTGCAAGAAGGAATTCGCGCCTTTCAAGATGAAGAGAAGCTTCCAAGAGGGGAGACCATCTCTGCCGGACTTCTCAACGCGATCAAAGAATCAAGGATTTTCATTGTAGTTTTCTCCAAAAACTTTGCTTCTTCCTGTTGGTGCCTTGATGAACTTGTGGAGATTATGAGCCATAGGGAAACCACAGGCCGCACTCTTCTTCCCATATTTTATCACATAAAACCCTCGGATGTTCGAAGTCTGAACGGAACTTTCGCAGAAGCATTTGCTATGCATGAAGAGCAGTTTCATAACAATATTGATAAGGTGGATAAGTGGAAAAAAGCTTTTACTAAAGCTGCAGATTATCcaggcttggacctcgaaagcATTGCAAATGG GCGTGAAGCAAAATTCATAAAGAAGATTGTTGACGAAGTTTTGCAAATATTGAAAGGCTCTGAGACGTCGGCCTGA